In a genomic window of Shouchella clausii:
- the carB gene encoding carbamoyl-phosphate synthase large subunit codes for MPKRTDLTKILVIGSGPIVIGQAAEFDYAGTQACQALKEEGYEVILINSNPATIMTDTAMADRVYIEPLTLEFVTRIIRKERPDGLLPTLGGQTGLNMALELKNAGILEQYQIELLGTKLDAIEQAEDREQFRALMNVLGEPVPESEIVHTLDEAFAFVETIGYPVIIRPAYTLGGTGGGIAYNDEDLAEIVASGLKYSPVTQCLVEKSIAGFKEVEYEVMRDSKDEAIVVCNMENFDPVGVHTGDSIVFAPSQTLSDNDYQMLRNSALSIIRALGIEGGCNVQFALDAHSDQYYIIEVNPRVSRSSALASKATGYPIAKIAAKIAVGYHLDELKNPVTETTYASFEPTLDYVVAKIPRWPFDKFESANRKLGTQMKATGEVMAIGRSLEESLLKAIRSLEAGYDHLFDEQLEKKPEDELLEKIAKADDERLFAIGALLRRGISVETIYETTSIDRFFLQKLARIVALEETINEARSNEAMLLRLKRAGFSDSYIGRKWGSEEKDVFAVRQQAGIVPVYKMVDTCAAEFASPTPYFYSTYEQENESQRTEKDSILVLGSGPIRIGQGIEFDYATVHTVWAIKEAGYEAIIMNNNPETVSTDFSTSDKLYFEPLTVEDVMHVVGLEKPKGVIVQFGGQTAINLAAALAERGVSIIGTTLEDMDRAEDRDKFEQTLVELGIPQPLGKTATSVDGAVAIARKIGYPVLVRPSYVLGGRAMEIVYHEEELLRYMQTAVKVNPKHPVLVDRYLTGKELEVDAISDGNDVYIPGIMEHIERAGVHSGDSIAVYPPQTVPDHLKQRLIERTTSIAKGLNIVGLLNIQFVWHKDDVYVLEVNPRSSRTVPFLSKITGVPMAKVATHVMLGKTLRQLGYQSGYHPETDEVSVKVPVFSFAKLRRVDISLGPEMKSTGEVMGRDQTLEKALYKGLVASGMNIPAHGAVLFTIADKDKSESVSIAKRFHEIGYSLVATSGTASVLAEAGIPVKVVNKINEGEPHLLDLIRQGEVQFVINTLTRGKQPARDGFRIRRESVENGVVCLTSIDTAQALLSVLESITFATWSMPQHG; via the coding sequence ATGCCAAAACGGACAGACTTAACAAAAATACTTGTTATCGGCTCAGGGCCAATTGTAATCGGACAGGCAGCAGAGTTTGATTATGCCGGAACGCAGGCATGCCAAGCGCTGAAAGAAGAAGGGTATGAAGTCATTTTAATTAATTCGAACCCAGCGACAATCATGACAGATACAGCAATGGCGGATAGGGTTTATATCGAACCGCTCACGCTTGAGTTTGTTACCCGCATTATCCGCAAAGAACGCCCCGATGGCCTTTTGCCGACATTAGGCGGACAAACGGGCTTAAACATGGCGCTTGAATTAAAAAATGCTGGGATTCTCGAGCAGTACCAAATCGAGCTGCTCGGCACAAAACTAGATGCGATTGAGCAAGCAGAAGACCGGGAACAATTTCGGGCGTTAATGAACGTGCTCGGCGAACCAGTTCCAGAAAGTGAAATCGTCCATACGCTTGACGAAGCGTTCGCCTTTGTCGAAACGATTGGCTACCCTGTCATTATTCGTCCAGCCTATACGCTTGGTGGCACTGGCGGGGGAATTGCCTACAATGATGAGGATTTAGCAGAAATCGTTGCGAGCGGATTAAAATACAGCCCTGTTACACAATGTTTAGTCGAAAAGAGCATTGCTGGCTTTAAAGAAGTCGAATACGAAGTGATGCGTGATAGCAAAGATGAAGCCATCGTCGTCTGCAACATGGAAAACTTTGATCCTGTTGGCGTCCATACGGGCGATTCCATCGTATTTGCACCTAGCCAAACGCTTTCTGATAACGACTACCAAATGTTGAGAAATTCAGCGCTTTCGATTATCCGCGCTCTTGGCATAGAAGGCGGCTGCAATGTCCAGTTTGCCCTTGATGCACACAGCGACCAGTATTACATCATCGAAGTCAATCCGCGGGTGAGCCGCTCTTCTGCGCTGGCCTCGAAAGCGACAGGCTACCCGATTGCGAAAATCGCAGCCAAAATTGCAGTCGGCTACCATTTGGATGAGCTGAAAAATCCAGTAACAGAAACGACGTATGCTAGCTTTGAACCGACCCTTGACTATGTTGTCGCGAAAATACCGCGCTGGCCGTTTGATAAATTCGAATCAGCCAACCGCAAACTTGGTACGCAAATGAAAGCGACAGGAGAAGTGATGGCGATCGGCCGCTCCCTGGAAGAATCGCTTTTAAAAGCAATTCGCTCTCTAGAAGCTGGCTATGACCATTTATTTGATGAACAGTTAGAAAAGAAGCCGGAAGACGAGCTATTAGAAAAAATAGCAAAAGCAGACGATGAACGGCTATTTGCGATTGGCGCTTTGCTGCGAAGAGGCATTTCAGTAGAGACCATTTATGAAACAACGAGCATTGACCGCTTTTTCTTGCAAAAGCTAGCGCGTATTGTTGCTCTAGAAGAGACGATAAACGAGGCCCGTAGCAATGAAGCGATGTTATTGCGTCTGAAGCGTGCTGGCTTTTCAGATTCCTACATTGGCCGTAAATGGGGCAGTGAAGAGAAAGATGTTTTTGCAGTAAGGCAACAGGCAGGAATTGTTCCCGTTTATAAAATGGTTGACACCTGTGCAGCAGAATTTGCTTCACCAACGCCTTACTTTTACAGCACCTATGAACAAGAGAATGAGTCACAGCGGACAGAAAAAGACAGCATTCTTGTATTAGGCTCAGGCCCTATCCGCATTGGCCAAGGAATTGAGTTCGACTATGCGACCGTCCATACAGTATGGGCCATTAAGGAAGCCGGTTATGAAGCCATTATTATGAATAATAATCCAGAAACGGTGTCAACAGACTTTTCCACTTCAGACAAACTCTACTTTGAACCATTGACAGTCGAAGATGTGATGCACGTCGTCGGTTTAGAGAAACCAAAAGGCGTGATCGTCCAATTTGGAGGGCAAACGGCTATTAATCTAGCAGCGGCTTTAGCAGAGCGGGGCGTCTCCATTATTGGCACAACGCTTGAAGATATGGATAGGGCAGAAGACCGGGACAAGTTTGAACAAACACTAGTAGAGCTAGGGATTCCACAGCCGCTTGGCAAAACGGCCACATCCGTTGACGGAGCTGTCGCTATTGCCCGTAAAATCGGCTATCCTGTTTTAGTGCGCCCTTCGTATGTTCTTGGCGGCCGGGCAATGGAAATTGTTTATCATGAGGAAGAGTTGCTGCGCTACATGCAGACGGCTGTAAAAGTGAATCCGAAGCACCCTGTGCTTGTCGACCGCTATTTGACAGGAAAAGAATTAGAAGTGGATGCGATTAGTGACGGCAACGACGTTTACATTCCTGGGATTATGGAACATATTGAACGGGCAGGCGTCCATTCTGGCGATTCGATTGCTGTTTATCCGCCGCAAACCGTGCCAGACCATTTGAAGCAACGCTTAATTGAGCGGACAACGAGCATTGCTAAAGGTTTAAACATTGTTGGCCTTTTGAACATCCAGTTTGTTTGGCATAAAGATGACGTCTATGTGCTTGAAGTGAATCCACGCTCAAGCCGGACTGTGCCATTTTTAAGCAAAATTACGGGCGTGCCAATGGCTAAGGTTGCCACGCATGTCATGCTCGGCAAAACGCTGCGCCAGCTTGGCTACCAGTCAGGCTACCACCCAGAGACGGATGAAGTGTCTGTAAAAGTGCCAGTGTTCTCCTTTGCCAAATTGCGCCGTGTCGATATTTCCCTCGGGCCGGAAATGAAATCAACTGGTGAAGTAATGGGACGGGACCAAACGTTGGAAAAAGCGCTCTACAAGGGCCTTGTTGCTTCAGGCATGAACATCCCTGCCCATGGCGCGGTATTGTTTACAATCGCTGATAAAGATAAAAGCGAATCAGTCAGCATTGCCAAACGGTTCCATGAAATTGGCTATAGCCTTGTGGCCACATCAGGGACGGCAAGCGTGCTGGCAGAAGCGGGCATCCCTGTCAAAGTCGTTAACAAAATTAATGAAGGGGAACCCCATTTGCTTGATCTAATCCGCCAAGGCGAAGTCCAGTTTGTCATTAACACGTTGACCAGAGGCAAACAGCCAGCGCGGGATGGTTTTCGGATTCGCCGTGAGTCCGTTGAAAATGGCGTTGTCTGCTTAACGTCAATTGATACAGCACAAGCGCTGCTCAGCGTACTTGAGTCGATTACGTTTGCAACTTGGAGCATGCCGCAACACGGGTAA